ACCTCTTTTGAACAGTGTCCCATAAATGTTTGTTTTTATCATTGTTACTTGCTTTCTAAGCTTTCATTCAATGATGTTTACGTGTCATGATTATTTATCTGTACTTGCAGAAGTTGGTCCAAAGAAAATACTTGACTTGATGAATGTTCCCGGATTAACGAGGGAAAATGTTGCCAGCCACCTACAGGTAAGATCTCTCTCGGTATCTATTCCTAAACAAGAAAAGCTGTTAGAAAACTACAGTGAACAATCATGAAAGCTTTATAATATGAATGACTATGCTTGTGTGGCTTGTATACGAAAGCTCGCACAGATACTCGAAACATGGTTCAAAGTTTCACCTGAAATTCAAAGTTCTATTAAAATGTTTTGCTTCCAGCTAAGACCAATCCAAAACTTGGTCCCATTTTAGAGTTTTGGTGAAACTAACCAATATAAACTTTGTAAATAAGCTATTCCAATTTTTGCTCTTCTATTCATTTTATAAATATTGGCACACATTTAATCTAGTTTAAATTTATAGTTTGTGAGTTTTGGGAAGGTTTAAAGCAATACAATGTTGTGCTCCAAAAAGATTTAGAGGcaagtgaatttttcaacatagTTTTCACTAGAACAGAACCTGAATCTCATTGGTAGCTTGATGGTTAAATGTTAGATTCTCAGCAAACAAGAAATGATATGCTATACTCTAAATATGACTTTtacttattattttaaaatataatattttgtttGTCTCAATGtaaaaccattaaatgataCATCTGAAGACAACAAACAATAAAATGTACTTTAAAGTGatgactagttttttttttcttaacctattttatttatatttttcttctttttctgaattttcagtgttcaattattttaaaaatcagattGAATTAAAAAACTGGAACCAAAACTGCTGAAACAAAAGACAAAACCGAACTTTTTAGCATTGACTTGAATGTGTGTTTATGGAAATTATGTAGTAAAGGgacaatttttcttttagttagaAAGTGTGATCATAACCATCCAACCTTCCCCTAACTATTCGAGGGTTGTTTTTGGATTCTAATTTGCCAGGCATTCTCATTTATATTTACTTGGGATGCATTTGAAGGTTTACCATGTCTTTTCTCATACTGTCTGTTACCTTGGATTTCCCCTCCTTTCCTTGCATCCTTAAACACAAATAAAATACCCCTAACATCTCAATCTGTTCTCTATCATTTTCTCCTCTTGCGCAACTCTCGTAGCTATTTTAAATACTCATTTGTCACTTTATCCTTCCTAGTTTTATCACACTTCTACTTTCACATTCTCATTTTGActaaattcaacttgtatattAGATCCTTTTTATCGTTCAGCATTCTAAACCATATAACTTTGCAGGCCTTGTTGTTGTTCCAGAAAATTTTCCATTAAGCCACCAAAGCATGCATCGATCACATAATACACTGGAAGCATCTATCCACTTCATGCAACCAACTCTGCTTCTATCACACAAGTCTTCATCTACTCTCTACATTATTTTGTAGAATGCATTTTAACTAACAAAATGAATCATTTTGTGCATTTGTACTCCATCAATTTTAACTGGGGCCTCatctttgttttttaattttactaGAATTGCACTCTGTATGTTCTATTTTTGTTTTGCTGATGTTTGAGTCCTTACCTTCTAAAGCTTTCTATCATAAATCCGATTTAACATTTGATCTTGTTCTTTTCCCATCAGTCAATAATATATCATGTGCAAATAACATACTCTATGGTGCATCTTCTTTAATATTAGATTTATTCTAGTTGACCACTCCAACATGTACACTTATTTTCCACATTTATGTTTACTTTTTCTCAGTCAGCTTTAGCTGATGCCAATTTAACATCCTAACCAAAATATGTAGGCTTTCAAGCCACAGTTCATATATAAACAAGCATGCAATACATGAACCATTTTAGAGTATTTTTTAATACAAAATACAACTAAATTCAATCAAGGAGTCTATGAGCTACTTAGTATATTAGACATAAAGAAAGCTATAAATCATGGTAAGTAGAAGAGTAGAGAAACTGATAATTGATACATGCTTCACTCTCTGGTGGAAGATCaactttaaaattttgattattataatattagaaTTAAGGAAGAAAAGGGAGAACCTAAGTCCATGATCAAGAAATGACATCAAATAATCACTACAAGCAATATGTGATGTAAGATGAGACCCAGTCATGTAATTAAGAGATGACATTTCAACTGTCATAGTATACGGAAAGATATTCTGTTTATTTCTTAATGcaaaatatacatttttttaccTTTGTTACTATATTTCTGATAACATACAACATCTAATCAGGGTATTAGCTAGTGGTCTGAGTATGTTATGACTTAATTTGAGATGTTGTCTCCATCTTCTTTTCTCAAATAGTAAATGAAGTATTTTTAGCATATTTATCATGCAGAAATATCGTCTCTACTTGAGTAGATTACAGAAGCAGAATGAAGGAAGAACTTTCAGTGGAAATATGCAATCTGATTTCAGCTCCCAGGATGTCTCAGAAAACTTCGACCTGCATAACTCAACCCAAACGCAACAAAATGGTGCATCTTCAAAGTACATCTATACAAATCAAAAAATCTCAGAGCAAGGGATCGCCCCAGATGCCTGTGCAGATGACTTCAAGGGAGTAGTGTCTTTGCAAGTTACAGATCGTAAACAAGCTTTATTAAGTGATGTTCCTGACTCTCAGAAGGTCAGCGGTGTCTCTCAGTTAGGAGTACTGCTTTCTTTCAAAGATATGATGCCAATTGTTGACATGAAGCCACTGAAGCCTTCCATATCAAGGCACCAGCCATGGAATGCTGGTATTCCAGTAGTGCAATCTATGCAGTGTCCAAAACATAACCATGAACATTGTAGCTTGTTTGAGGACTGCTCATGTCTGCCCAAGCCTGACAAAGAACCTCAGGGTTTTGTTGATCATTTTCATACCCCTACATCACTCATCTCAATCACATGCAACAGTGAGGATGATATGTCTGGTCTTTCTGAATTCAATCCAGTTCAGACAAATCAGAAAAGCAGCCACTCTAAAGCTATATCACCCATGTCTTTTATGACTAACCCTGTATCTGTTCAAGTTGATAGTGGTCTAAGCAGTACTCAAGACTTCGGAGCAACATGCGAAGAAGATggagaaacaaacaagaaagaaTACTACTATGATCAAACATGCAGCGGGCGGATACCTCCACCACTAGAATTGAGCCTTAAAAATGAGACAGATCTGGCGTCTCTGCCTGAAGAGTTGCAGTTGTGTTCTCTTCAGGGCATTGGTTGCTTTGAGAATCTAGGGCTGAATAGCATGGAGATATTTCAGTACAATGATTCAACATCTGCGATAGAAGTTTACAGTAACTGGAATGACGGCTTGGAGTTTAACTGTGATTATTTGTATGACTCAGTGGATTACCCTATGATAGATGAGTGTCTTTTTGCCTAATCACTCTTTGAATATCTTTCTTCAAATCAACCTCTGCTGAAGAAGGATACTACTGCTCATCCATATGTTACCATATGGTTCCTCTGGTGAGGAATTAGCGAGATAGCATCCGCACCTGATCAATGGATTGAAATGTATGGTCTTACCACTTAATTAGGGCATGCATGTACCGTAGGTAAAACTATGATAATATATACTTGATATGTATGGATGTTGAGAATTCTGCATCTTTAACCCTTGAAAATGACGGCGCCTTAAATGTTATTTTACTGCATAGATTGATTGTAACATTGCACTTCATGAGAACGCAGCTAGCTTGTTATACTTTTACAAATTTGCAAGCATCTACATGGAAATGCACAGGTGTATTTCTACATTAATATTTCTTGTCAGATAACTAAAAGAAGTGGCTGATTTTAGAATATCATTAGTTCTACCATTCAGCATGTAAAGGAAAAGTCATTTAGGTGTTCCTCGTTCGTTCTTTGGGATTTCTTAACAATGCATTTAAAGATCAATTTTCTTTGTAACAATAGATCAACATCTCTCCCCTTATATCTCAATAAGTCACCGGACAGATGTTTAATTTTTCGATCATTTTTCTATCAGAACTTTGAAGTAATATGAACCATTGAAATCCCAATTTTCCACAAGGAGGCTGAACTTGAAGACCAACAGCTTATCTGATCGACAAAAATACATGCAACTCTGTTGCAGAAAAATAGAGGCCATCTTGAGTTCACATATACTTTTGTTCCACCCCATTTGTGAATAAGTATTGTTGGAAAGTAATCTGCACTCCCAGTTTGTGCATGTAACCCAGTATATCCACAATAACTTGAAGTAAGAAGGAAAGATGTATTGCTATGCACattgttttctcttttttatattttacaaTTCTTGAAGCATGATATAGCTAGGTCTGCTATACCGGTATTACGCACCATGCCAGCAGCTTACCGATATGGTACGTGTCGGCAGAGTACACTCCTATTTTAACATGGTACGCTGCTCAAGATGAGACAATAGCTGTACCGTGAGTCAGTATAGTGGTATATCAAGCCCTTATACTTTACCGATACCTTATCGGTATGGTACATTATGCTCGGTACCAGGTGGTATGGCTTGGTATGGCAAGCCTTGCAATGTGAAACCACACTATTCCTATCTCTCTAGATGTAAATCACTTGTTGATCAAAGGAGTTTAATATCTTTGGtgatatataatatttaaacaTTACAATTGGAATAGAAACTATATATGTTGTGCAAAACAAACTACAGCTCTATACTAACCAAAATTTAACTTCCTTTCTCTAGGAAAGATGTTTCTCTGCAAAGCATAGTGGTAACATAACATAGAAACAGGCCCAACTGAAATTTCTCCATGTGTAATGATATGTATTGGAGGAAACTATGCATGGTAGCTTAGCTGATAGATGATATTGGAAAGAAAACAACCTCCGGCTTGTGCAACAAATGACAGGTTTATAATCACTAGTTGTGACATCAAGTAAAAAAAGATAAGGATTTTAGTATTGCATGCTGGTGGTGTTCAGATATGGCATCGGCAAGGCATTGCATCAAGTAGCTGATAGTCTGATACTGTGCCAATAAGAGATGCTGATGAGACACTGGCAcaacatatatatgcattcGTGCATGTTGTGCCTTACTAATTTGCATTGAAATCCATGCTTCTTTTGTATATATGAAAAAGATGGGAAAACCCCACCGAAATATGTTATTAAAATGGAGAAAAATTATCACATACTACTGAAGGTTGATGGTTAATTGaggaaatgaagaagaagaagaagaagaagaagaagaagaagaagaaatgtttTTGTAGTAAGAGTTAGTCGGTCACCATATCCATTGATCAATTCAGCTAGCTCTTGCCCATCGAAGCAAGCGACATAAATCGATATGGTGACCCCCTCCATGCAGTGCAGCTCACTTTCTTGGAAGGTCATGGCTTGTCCATCTCTCACCTCATTGCCGGTGGCACCTCCATGGCCATCATGCCATGCATGGTTGGACTCTGCCTCAGTGTTCCCTCCTCGACCTCAGCTCATCCACCATGCATTGTTAAAGAAGATGCAGCAGCTATAGATAAGCCTGCGAGCGATAACGAGGCTTGTAGGAGGCAGCTATGATCGAGTGCAGGTCCCAACACGAATCGAGGCAGTCGCCGGCGCCCATCTTGCTGTGCCTTGCGGTGGAGGTCGGTGTGATGATGGAGATTTG
This portion of the Phoenix dactylifera cultivar Barhee BC4 chromosome 11, palm_55x_up_171113_PBpolish2nd_filt_p, whole genome shotgun sequence genome encodes:
- the LOC103714495 gene encoding two-component response regulator ORR26-like, which encodes MVMENLAASSRTEAFPVGLRVLVVDDDPTWLKILEKMLRKCSYEVTTCGLARVALEMLRERKDRFDIVISDVNMPDMDGFKLLEHVGLEMDLPVIMMSIDGETSRVMKGVQHGACDYLLKPVRMKELKNIWQHVYRKKMHEVKEIEGHDINEDLQIRNGPEDFEDRLVLNGTDMNSVRKRKDVDSKEHPDQEFCDPATVKKARVVWSVDLHQKFVNAVNQIGIDKVGPKKILDLMNVPGLTRENVASHLQKYRLYLSRLQKQNEGRTFSGNMQSDFSSQDVSENFDLHNSTQTQQNGASSKYIYTNQKISEQGIAPDACADDFKGVVSLQVTDRKQALLSDVPDSQKVSGVSQLGVLLSFKDMMPIVDMKPLKPSISRHQPWNAGIPVVQSMQCPKHNHEHCSLFEDCSCLPKPDKEPQGFVDHFHTPTSLISITCNSEDDMSGLSEFNPVQTNQKSSHSKAISPMSFMTNPVSVQVDSGLSSTQDFGATCEEDGETNKKEYYYDQTCSGRIPPPLELSLKNETDLASLPEELQLCSLQGIGCFENLGLNSMEIFQYNDSTSAIEVYSNWNDGLEFNCDYLYDSVDYPMIDECLFA